A genomic region of Papaver somniferum cultivar HN1 chromosome 7, ASM357369v1, whole genome shotgun sequence contains the following coding sequences:
- the LOC113300479 gene encoding mitogen-activated protein kinase kinase 2-like isoform X1: MRKKESTSLNLTVSLPAAEESSLSKFLTKDGTFKEGNLLVNKDGVRILTPNEDQIPPPIKPSDEIMMNFDDIEKVKEIGSGSSGHVLLVRHKWTGQFFALKVIKMTIDENIRKHIVEELKINQSSQCPNVVVYYQTFYDNGFISIVLEYMDGGSLADFLTKVKRIPEQHLAAISKQVLKGLMYLHHEKHIVHRDLKPSNLLINHNGEVKITDFGVSAILSCTSDQRDTFVGTYSYMSPERISAGTYGYKSDIWSLGILLLECATGEFPYTPQEEEGWISFYELLEAIVDHPPPCAPSDKFSPEFCSFISSCAQKDPMKRPSARELMDHPFINMYEDADVDLASYFTNNGSPLATFTIC, from the exons ATGAGGAAAAAAGAAAGCACAAGCCTTAATCTCACTGTTTCTCTTCCAGCTGCTGAAGAATCTTCCTTATCTAAATTCCT AACAAAGGATGGTACATTTAAGGAAGGAAATCTTCTCGTTAACAAAGACGGAGTTCGGATTCTTACTCCGAATGAAGATCAGATT CCTCCTCCCATAAAACCATCAGATGAGATAATGATGAATTTCGATGACATtgaaaaagttaaggaaattGGAAGCGGTAGCAGTGGGCATGTTCTACTGGTACGCCACAAATGGACTGGCCAGTTTTTCGCTCTCAAG GTCATTAAAATGACAATTGATGAGAACATACGCAAACATATCGTGGAGGAATTGAAGATTAACCAGTCTTCTCAATGTCCTAATGTCGTCGTATATTATCAAACTTTTTATGATAATGGATTCATATCAATAGTCTTGGAATACATGGATGGAGGTTCTCTCGCAGACTTCCTAACCAAGGTTAAAAGAATCCCAGAGCAGCATCTTGCTGCCATAAGTAAGCAG GTTCTGAAGGGTTTAATGTATCTCCATCATGAAAAACACATAGTTCACAGAGACTTGAAACCATCAAATTTACTAATCAATCATAATGGAGAAGTCAAAATAACAGACTTCGGCGTGAGTGCAATTCTATCCTGCACTTCTGATCAGAGGGACACTTTTGTGGGCACTTACAGCTATATGTCT CCAGAGAGAATCAGTGCAGGCACATATGGCTATAAAAGTGATATCTGGAGCCTGGGAATACTACTGCTAGAATGTGCAACCGGGGAGTTTCCATACACTccacaagaagaagaaggttggATTAGTTTTTATGAGCTTTTGGAAGCCATTGTGGATCATCCACCTCCCTGTGCACCTTCTGACAAATTTTCTCCAGAGTTCTGCTCATTTATTTCTTCATG TGCGCAGAAAGATCCAATGAAAAGACCATCAGCTAGAGAACTCATG GATCATCCGTTCatcaatatgtatgaagatgCAGATGTCGATCTTGCTAGTTACTTCACCAACAACGGATCTCCTCTCGCCACTTTTACAATATGCTAG
- the LOC113294731 gene encoding probable protein phosphatase 2C 6 has translation MEEMSPAAIAVSFRLGGNSICCDKSAIATHMEITRLKLITETASLLSSASDTATKNLSSEESSVMEVDEGSCSSSLSELDNIVPSSAPQIKEDQEMEEGGGGGGESLFNVVSESDAIIQEIEEDDKLALVGGDQILEDSCSLSVVSTTDSISAEDLLALNTACGILSPGSLESGGVKIIGKIPVTEEPIGDLLPVAASSLGLQVGGVSEQETSMLVLQVPHENRILGVGKRGVFELDSLPLWGSISIIGRRPEMEDAVAMVPRYLRIPLPMLIGDSVVDGLNKNLSHSTAHFFGVYDGHGGSQVANYCRDRFHLALTEEIETMKEGLMNGSFKDNWETQWEKAFTNCFMKVDAEVGGSINGSGEPVAPETVGSTAVVSVVCSSHIIVANCGDSRAVLCRGKSPVPLSEDHKPNREDEYARIEAAGGKVIQWNGHRVFGVLAMSRSIGDRYLKPWIIPDPEVKFVPRTKEDECLILASDGLWDVLTNEEVCDVARRRILLWHKKNGVTPLPERGIGVDPAAQAAAECLSKLAIQKGSKDNISVVVVDLKAHRKFKIKT, from the exons ATGGAGGAGATGTCTCCAGCAGCAATTGCAGTTTCATTTAGATTAGGTGGTAATTCAATTTGTTGTGATAAATCTGCTATAGCTACTCATATGGAAATTACAAGACTTAAGCTCATAACGGAAACCGCTAGCTTGTTGTCGTCTGCGTCTGATACTGCAACAAAGAATTTGTCCTCGGAGGAGTCGTCTGTTATGGAGGTGGATGAAGGTAGTTGCAGTAGTTCATTGAGTGAATTAGATAATATTGTTCCTAGTTCCGCACCACAGATTAAAGAAGATCAGGAAATGGAagaaggaggtggtggtggtggagaatcGCTGTTTAATGTTGTAAGTGAGAGTGATGCCATAAttcaagagattgaagaagatgaCAAGTTAGCTCTGGTGGGTGGTGATCAAATACTTGAAGATTCGTGTTCGTTGTCTGTTGTTAGCACTACAGATAGCATCTCTGCTGAAGATCTCTTAGCTTTGAATACTGCTTGTGGGATTTTATCGCCGGGTTCATTGGAAAGTGGAGGTGTCAAAATTATTGGTAAGATTCCTGTGACTGAGGAACCAATAGGTGATTTACTTCCTGTAGCAGCTTCTAGCCTCGGTTTGCAGGTTGGAGGTGTGTCTGAACAGGAAACGTCGATGCTGGTTCTTCAGGTACCTCATGAGAATCGAATTCTTGGAGTGGGTAAGCGAGGGGTTTTTGAATTGGATTCTTTACCTCTTTGGGGGTCCATTTCTATTATTGGGAGAAGACCAGAGATGGAAGATGCTGTTGCAATGGTACCTCGGTATCTTAGAATACCTCTTCCTATGTTAATTGGTGATTCAGTGGTGGATGGCTTGAACAAGAATTTGTCGCACTCTACTGCTCATTTCTTTGGAGTCTATGATGGCCATGGTGGTTCTCAG GTTGCAAATTATTGTCGTGATCGTTTCCATTTAGCTCTGACTGAGGAGATAGAAACCATGAAGGAAGGTTTGATGAATGGAAGCTTTAAAGATAATTGGGAAACTCAGTGGGAAAAAGCATTCACGAATTGCTTCATGAAAGTAGATGCGGAGGTTGGAGGTAGCATAAATGGTAGCGGCGAACCTGTTGCTCCCGAAACTGTTGGATCCACTGCTGTAGTTTCTGTTGTTTGTTCGTCCCACATTATAGTTGCGAATTGTGGTGATTCAAGAGCTGTTTTATGTCGTGGAAAATCACCTGTACCGTTATCCGAAGATCACAAA CCAAATCgagaagatgaatatgcaagGATCGAAGCAGCTGGAGGCAAAGTTATTCAGTGGAATGGACATCGTGTTTTTGGTGTTCTTGCAATGTCGAGATCCATTG GTGATCGGTATTTGAAACCGTGGATTATTCCAGATCCAGAAGTAAAGTTTGTTCCTAGAACTAAAGAAGACGAATGTCTTATTCTAGCTAGTGATGGGTTATGGGACGTGTTGACAAATGAAGAAGTTTGTGATGTAGCTCGGAGGCGAATCCTACTCTGGCACAAAAAGAACGGTGTGACGCCTCTACCAGAACGAGGCATTGGAGTTGACCCCGCAGCTCAAGCAGCGGCAGAATGTCTCTCGAAACTTGCTATTCAAAAGGGAAGCAAGGACAACATTAGCGTGGTTGTCGTGGACTTAAAAGCACATAGGAAGTTCAAGATCAAAACTTGA
- the LOC113300479 gene encoding mitogen-activated protein kinase kinase 2-like isoform X2: MMNFDDIEKVKEIGSGSSGHVLLVRHKWTGQFFALKVIKMTIDENIRKHIVEELKINQSSQCPNVVVYYQTFYDNGFISIVLEYMDGGSLADFLTKVKRIPEQHLAAISKQVLKGLMYLHHEKHIVHRDLKPSNLLINHNGEVKITDFGVSAILSCTSDQRDTFVGTYSYMSPERISAGTYGYKSDIWSLGILLLECATGEFPYTPQEEEGWISFYELLEAIVDHPPPCAPSDKFSPEFCSFISSCAQKDPMKRPSARELMDHPFINMYEDADVDLASYFTNNGSPLATFTIC, encoded by the exons ATGATGAATTTCGATGACATtgaaaaagttaaggaaattGGAAGCGGTAGCAGTGGGCATGTTCTACTGGTACGCCACAAATGGACTGGCCAGTTTTTCGCTCTCAAG GTCATTAAAATGACAATTGATGAGAACATACGCAAACATATCGTGGAGGAATTGAAGATTAACCAGTCTTCTCAATGTCCTAATGTCGTCGTATATTATCAAACTTTTTATGATAATGGATTCATATCAATAGTCTTGGAATACATGGATGGAGGTTCTCTCGCAGACTTCCTAACCAAGGTTAAAAGAATCCCAGAGCAGCATCTTGCTGCCATAAGTAAGCAG GTTCTGAAGGGTTTAATGTATCTCCATCATGAAAAACACATAGTTCACAGAGACTTGAAACCATCAAATTTACTAATCAATCATAATGGAGAAGTCAAAATAACAGACTTCGGCGTGAGTGCAATTCTATCCTGCACTTCTGATCAGAGGGACACTTTTGTGGGCACTTACAGCTATATGTCT CCAGAGAGAATCAGTGCAGGCACATATGGCTATAAAAGTGATATCTGGAGCCTGGGAATACTACTGCTAGAATGTGCAACCGGGGAGTTTCCATACACTccacaagaagaagaaggttggATTAGTTTTTATGAGCTTTTGGAAGCCATTGTGGATCATCCACCTCCCTGTGCACCTTCTGACAAATTTTCTCCAGAGTTCTGCTCATTTATTTCTTCATG TGCGCAGAAAGATCCAATGAAAAGACCATCAGCTAGAGAACTCATG GATCATCCGTTCatcaatatgtatgaagatgCAGATGTCGATCTTGCTAGTTACTTCACCAACAACGGATCTCCTCTCGCCACTTTTACAATATGCTAG